Part of the Calypte anna isolate BGI_N300 chromosome 21, bCalAnn1_v1.p, whole genome shotgun sequence genome is shown below.
GATGCTCCAGCACCGATGCAGAATTCTGCTGTACTTGATGGGATTGAAATTATTCCCTTCTCTTCAtccttttaatttgatttttaattatttcagctCTCAGTGATGATTTAGTTCTTGTGCTGACAAATGCTAGAGGAGGTAATGTATTGCATGCATTTTAAAGAGCTGAGAACTGAGGCAACAGGCCACGTCTAGGAGGAGTGACTCTCCCACACTGCAGGTTCATCTCCCTTGGCATGCAGtgtcctctgctgctggctgggagaaaaaacctgaaaaaaaccccatgaattTAATGCCAGTGACATGCTAGGAAACACAGCTGCTAGCAGGGGGAGTAATTGTGAAGCAAATTATCTTTACACCCACATCGGTTCCTTCTACCCACATATAAACAGCTTCCATGTGAGGTTCTCTATCAACATCAAGCTTGGAAGCAGGACTGACTGATTTTTCCCTACTGTGCTGGGCATGACATCAAGTTTGTGTCACTTCAGCAATGACATCAAGTTTGTGTCACTTCAGCAATGACATCAAATTTGTGTCACTTCAGCAATGTATGGAGAAAAGAGGTCAAGACTGAGAGGACTTTTGCCATACCAGCTGGAGTGTCAGGCAGCTGCAAAATCATTTAATGAGCAGcagtacaaaaaaaaccccaatcagTTAAACAGGACAATACCAGAaccaagtccagctgcagtgGCAAATCCCAGGAAATGAGTTTTTCTTGCCAAATGTTTCTCTTGGATTTCCAGTGGGCCATTCTTGCACTTCCAGTTGTTTATGGTGTCAGGAAGGTGTTCCCCTCCCGTCGTCGCTCTGCTGGCTCTTTTGCAGGGGAGGTTAGAGCAAGGAATCAACCTTTGGCTTTCTGTCTTGCAAGAGATTTGTAATAGAAGTGTTATAAAGctcctctttgttttttcagagtGAAAGAATTGAAAAAGGCCAAGGAACTTGAAGATACGCAGCAGCATCCCGTAGCAATGTGACATTGCTTTTCagactgttttcattttctgtttttagcAGAGAcatgcaacaacaacaaaaatacccaCTGCAGTTCTGGAACTACCAGCTGCAGGATTTTAACAGTAATGTTTTGGTCATTGCATTTGCACTTTCATGGACAACTTTTAATTTGTTCGGCAAGACATCTTGGAACTCAATCAATCTTCTGTTGGATCgtggggaaaacaaaaagacacCAGGAGGAAAATTGTGAGTTGCTTCATTCTCCAAGAAGGAAGAAGCGATTAATTATCCTTTTCACATAGGGCTGTATTAAACAACATGTGGAACTGTACAAATATTATACCAAAAATATTGTTAAGAAAAGGTGGGAATGCACAAGCAACACAAGAATGCTGTTCCTGCACCTGTTGGTCATCTCCAAGAAACTGAAGCTTTGAGAGTCTCAGTGGAGGGGCTTAGATCAGTACATCTTTATTGGGTCCATGCATCCTCATTTCCTTCACACTTCTGTCCTTTGTGTTCTCCTTAAATCTCTACAGCACACTTAATGCAACTTTTTAAATCTGCAGGTTTTTAATACATCCCGTGGGAACTTACAAGAGAGGTTGGGTATGAGATAAATGGGTCGTGCATGAGGAACAGAGGGAGCAGCTTgagcaagttttaaaaaaaaagtttttttggtatttttactAGAACCTGCAAACATATCAATGGTCACATACTTTCTCTCATATTCAGCACTTTATTTTCTAGCCTTACTTTCATGtactattattttaattaagttctgaaaataatttataaaacatGTAGCTTTTTATCTTAAGTATTTGTCAAACCTCTTGTCATTTTGCTGAGTCACATACAATATGTTGCCTGGACATTTTCTACCACCTAAAGATCAGAGTGGTGCTGCATTCTGGCCAGTAAATTACTTATTTTGGCTACTTCATCAAAATCTGGGCAGTTTCTGTATATATAGAAGGTAGacatggaaaatgagaaaaatatttgaaagggAATATATTGATTAattactaaatattttattcacaaAGGGTCAATAACTTGGcaagataaaattattatttgtataGTTTTGTCTGAATGAACAAGAAGAGTGTGGATGTATTGTTTGTACATACtgtatatattaaaacaaagaGATATGTGCATGAACTCgaaaaagaaatgaacaaagcaaagcattaGTGGCTATGGtctgtaaaatgaaacaaaaactttATTTCACTATaagaaactttattttaaatgttctttagAAGAACATTTTTGCTAAAGCATGACTAAATGGCAAAAAAGAGCTACTGTATTTagagttaggaaaaaaaaaggcagagcaacattactttaaaaaaaagaaaaaaaaagaaaaaaaaagaaaaaaaaaaaaggatatgtTTACATTTGATTTTGGCTACCAggagtttggtttggttggatttaatttatttattccttccttcttttttttttccctgtctttttttatttttatttttatttttttaatttttttttttttttgccaatgGTGCCAAGTAATGTGAATGCTAATATTGcttaagaaaattaagttaCTTTTGCAGAGCAGATAATCATAAGAGTACAAAACCTGTATCTAGCTTAACACCATACACTCACTCCAATAAAGAACACTTAGAAtgaacataaaatgaaaaaaaaaaaaaaaaaacaaaaaaaaagaaatagtacggaagtagaaaaatatgtttcacATTTTCATATCTCCTGCTGGAAGtcagaaaatgtaataaaaattgcacaaaaaatttaaaaaaacgaagtaaaacttaaaaaaaaaaaaaaaaaaagatgcaaactGATCTTGTAGGGGTGTCATGGTATATTGCTATTTCCACATAGTGAGGAGCCaaagaaattagattttttttttaaattgaactCCTAACTTCAAACTGTCACAAATTCTTGACAATGGGAACCAGGTTCTGATCTTTATTACACAGGAATGTAAGGGAAGAAACTCCTGAAGTCTGTGTTGTGACTGTGGGTTGTGTACATGTGTCTGAGATCAGAAACTGCTCctgggtgtttgttttgttcaaaaaaaaaaaaaaataataataataattcagaaTGGACTGGTGTAAATTTCAGCTTGTTAGTTTTGGAATAGTTGTTCTTGCTTGATCCCGGCCACCAACTGCAATGTTTAAACACAAGGCTTGTTGTGAAGCCTCAAAATATTCACACATAAGAAGCTTTTAAACTGGTGTCTTTAGAAGAAGAGTAAAAACAAAGattgtggcaaaaaaaaaaaagaaaaaacaaaaaaaaaaaaaaactggggTCAGTGCTCTTGGTGCCTTTTCTATAATTGTACctgtttttaattacttcttttcACTGCCAGCATTGAATTACAGTAGATGTGCTATAGCTCATTATCAGACTTCTCTTGTACATTTCTGAACTGCTGCTTTATGACCtgattcaattaaaaaaaaaaaaaaaaaaaaaaaaaaaaaaaaattaaaaaaaaaaaggaaaaaaagggaaaagagaaaaccgAAGGGCCCGGCGCTCACACCGTGCCTGTGGGCAGCCTCAGAGCCTCCATTGACTGTCTGGAATTGGGACTTCCAACTGTTAAATTTTCCTCTCGTGCAAAAAGAGAacaggagaagctgcagaatcTCCTTAGGGATGGATTGGAAATGCTCTGTATTAATACTGGAAGAACTCTTTGAAACTGAAACGTTGCTCCCATTAACCAATCCGTGACAATATAGAATCGACCTTTTCCTCACAAGAGTAGTGACCtcagtggaaatgttttttaactCCCTGTCTTTGCAGAAAATGATTCAGTAAATATACAGAGctatttcaaaaaaaaaataaaaataaaaataaattactcttCCAGATCCATGGGCCTGGTGGTGTATCTACTAATCTAGATCCTGCTTCAGCCAAACTCTTCAGCCTGTGCTTGCTGGCAAACATCCAAGCAGTTCCCTGGGTTGGAACAGAACTACTTGGATGCTTCAGGCAAAAGTACAGCTTCTAAGTGCTTTGTTGTGTCGGGCCATAACCCTTCAAGTGTTGTCACTGGGGAGGTAGAAACACTCCCCCTGCAGTGAAGTGATTCCGTTCACCCTTTCCTTGGTTGTGGAACTTTAAGAGATTTTTCACAGAAGATGAGTTAAGTGCAGCTTTCCGGGAAAAATTCAGATTCCCAAGTGCCAGGAGCCAGATCTTCTGTCTTCTGCTAATGGAATTGCTCCTTTGTGAAACACATTTGACAGCAGTAATACTGtgtgaaagaaatacagaatataaCATGAACCCCCTCTCTGGTTGCACGCTTATGGCAGTTCCACACAATAGCTGGTGCCCACTGGGGGGTCCCCAAGACTTGCATGTAAAACTAGTATAGATGTCTTCTCTTttgtaagttttatttttgtaaccGTGCATGTAAAGCATCACTGAATCAATGGATCTGTTGAAGAACTCAGCTGCTGGAACcatgcaaaatgttttgaattgcccttaaaatatggaaaatgttttctgaatgcTTTATATTCTTTCTgctgtaaattaaaaacaaagaaaatttccCCATACAAAGCGTGTGGTTTTTTGAAACGTCTCTTCCATCCTAGTTCCAAAGAGTGATGCAGTCCTTTACTCACTTAAGAAACCATAAAAAAGATATGTTTCTTCCACTACCTGCTGTTTGTAAGGAGCATCTCTTCTTGCAGATTATATTCTGAGTAGTTCACAGCTCCAGGAGCAGGACCCTTTTTAGCAGGGTGGGATTCACTGAAATGCAGCCTCAGAGCCCTTGATCTgcagcccttctgctgctgttttccagcctcgggtgtgcagagcagcacagtCAGAAGGAATTCTTTTTCTTAGCAGAATTTCCCAGATCTCCTGCACACCTCGTAGTAGAATGCTGAATTCTCCACTGCACACAAAGCAAATCTTTGTAGAATTCAAGAGCCTGCAGATGCAGAAACATAAGAGGTCAGACTTCAGAACACAGTAACACCAATGACTGAGacttaataatatatatatttttaaaaataatatatataactTACCTGTGCAGTGCAATAGTTAAGCTACATGAAACAGCTCTCAATAATGCAAATTTTGTACCGTCTAAcatagaaggggaaaaaaacagctttaataaaTTAACTCACCTGTGCAAGCCTGTGTTACTGATATTGTAAGTTCATCcctgtttttccattttatgtGCCTGTTAAATTTTGGGGCTATCCATTAGCACTGTGATGGCTTGGCCCTGGCCAGAATCACGGCATTGCCAGAGTTgaaaaacccctttttttttttcattatctgttTTTAGCAGAGATCAAAGCTCACCACATCCAAGCAGCACAAGCAAACACCAGCCAGCTGCTTGCTCACTCCcacacctcctccccagccgtACGGGGGAAGAGAATGGGAagagcaaacaggaaaaaaatgcctggggTGAGATAAAGACGGTTTGGTAAactcaggaaacaaaaagaacGAGAGACACAATTGCAGTCatctctccctgcttcccaccaCCGATTCCGCTGCCACCCCACCCAGCTTTAGATTACTGCACGGAGAAGCAGCCAGGACCGGGCCCGCCCTCACCCTTCCCAGGGCGGCTTGGACCGACCCGGTTCCCCCCAACCCGGTATTGCCGTCGGTTAACCCCCTCCTGTCCCGCCCGGCTCCCCACATAACCGGGGCTGAGAGGGACGAATCACACAGACAGGGAGCACCACctgggacgggacgggacgggacgggacgggacgggacgggacgggacgggacgggacgggacgggacgggacgggacgggaccCCACACCGAACCCGTCACAGCGCCGAACCAGCAAACCGCACCCCATCCCACACCCCTAAAACGCCCCGGTCCCGCCCCGGTCCCGCCCACTCCCCGCCCCCGGTCCCGTCATACCCAGAGTGCCGCCGGCGCTCTCGCACTTCCCGTTGGGCGTTCCCCGAAGTTGTCGCCGCGCAGGGTCCGGTCCAACCGTGAGGATGTGAGTGGGGCTGCGGGGAGATGGCGATGGGGACGGCCCAGGATTTGCAGGGCGGCCCGGCGGGGGTACCGCGGGGATACCTCGGGAACCGCTGTGCGCGGAACCGCGAGGTGCGATCGgtggcggggccgggccgggctgggccgTGGCTTGGGCTGCACGTCGCGATCCGTGGGGTGGATACTGGAGTGGGCGGTTCCGTTCTGGTGTCGCGGGTGGAATTCCGCCATCCCCGCGAGGCTCTGTGGGCGCTGCCCGCGCAGTCCTGGGGCTCAGCGAGAGTCTGGGGGGAGTTGTGGTATCAGGAAAAGTTGTCACTTCCGAGACTGCAAAACAAGCCCGAAGCGGCGACTTAAGTGCCAAAACAGAGGAGCGGTTGTGTTGCTGTCCCAGGGTTCCTGGTCTGCGGGTGTTTCTGCATTTGTTGTCACTAAATGTAAATTCCAAGTCAGTGTAAATGTATAAATACAGCCACACTGGAGATTCCAGCTCCTTTAAATACCACCCTACAATAAACAGTAGATGCTTTTGATCCAGGAGGAATAAAAACGCAGAAAAGCAAAGTGAGTATAGATGGTTGTAGAGATCTGCAACAAAAACTTGTTGAAGTAGTGacaagagaggaagagaagtcTGTGCAGAGGCTCCTGCACCTTGAGGAAGATGTGGGATGCTGCAGTAAGAACTCAGCTGCCTGAGGTGATGAATCCAAACCTGGCCACAGGTGAATGGTAGATGCTGAGTGCTCTttactgctttctctttttccctattaattatttcaaaagcacAGAACAGCTGGAAGAGCACATAGTTAGAATAACCATTaagtttctgtgtttttgtaAGCTATTGTAGCTTGAAGCTTTGTCTTAATACCAGAAAGAACACCCCTGAACCCAAATTCTTGAATGCTGAACCATTGTAGAAGTTGTCATATTGCCTTGTGATGGTACCACCAGGTCTCTGCTGGCTTAAAAGTCTCTGCACATCAAGCAATTTGTTGGCAAGATGTTAGGACACTTGTACCTACTGTCACTTGTTAAAATATCACTTCTGCCCTTTATTTAGTTAAATGAGACAAGTTCTCTGTTGTCAGGAGTGTCAGATAGCTTCTGTACCCTAAGCATGCTCACTGAAAAGCCAAAGCATAAtctataaaaattaaacagaataaCAATTCCTGTCTCCAATGCAGGTCAGCCAGTGTCCCTGGGAGTGCCAAtgtggctgctggcagcaatCGTCGCCTTCAGCAGACACAACACCAAGTAGATGAGGTAAAAGTCTGATAGCTGTGTAATGATATTTCCTCAGGAAAATGAGGTAACTAGAAGAGATATTCTAGCCAGAGCAATTCTCCCTTTGTTATACGAAGGAGAAGTTGAGTATCATTCAGCTTCCATCATCTGAACTGTtgcaaaggttaaaaaaaaaaaaataaaaatccgTTCAGCTGAAGTGGTTTCTGGAGAGGTTTCTGGGGAGTTCAACAGCTAGGCTGGCTAttgacagtattttttaaatttaattggtttaattggttttaatttaatgtgGTTGACTGTCTTGTTTATCTGCCTCGACTCCTGAGGAGAGTCAGGAATTATTTCCCAGATTTAAGGGCATGCCAGTCCAGCTGCCACCACTGACATTTTAAAGTAGGAAATGGGAGCTTCCagtaatgggatttttttttaagcttatgGCTGGATATAataaaaggcaagagaaaaaagcattaaGAGAACCATGTGTTGCCTGCAGTGAAGCTCCCCGGGGGGGAAGGGGTGATACAGCTGCTAACTGATGGTGAGCATTAATTAAACTGATTTAGGTTGTTGACATCATGAGAGTGAACGTGGACAAGGTGCTGGAGCGTGACCAGAAGCTGTCAGAGCTGGATGACCGAGCTGATGCACTGCAAGCAGGAGCATCCCAGTTTGAGACCAGTGCAGCCAAGCTGAAAAGGAAGTATTGGTGGAAGAACTGTAAGGTAACCCTGGTTTCTGTTATACCCTGTGCAGTATTGTCAGCAACACCACTGTGATTTGCATCCCAAAAGGCAGAAGTAAAAGTGATATAAGTTAAGAGATGTGTTTATAAGAGAAGGCAGAGAGTTGGGTGGAGCACCAGCTgtgtatagaatcataggattggctgggttggaagggacctcagagatcatcaagtccaacccttgatccactccccccgtggttcccagcccatggcactcagtgccacatccaggctctttggaaagatctccagacacggagaatccactccttccctgggcagcccattccaatgcctgatcaccctctccagaaagaaattctttctcatctccaacctaaacctcccctggcacaacttgagaccctgccctcttgtcttgctgagagttgcctgggaaaagagcccaacccccccctggctccaacctcctttcagggagttgtagagagtgatgaggtctcccctgagcctcctcttctccagcctcaacacccccagctccctcagcccttcctcacaggaattctgctggatcccttcacagcctccttgctcttctctggacctgctccagcacctcaatctccttcctgagctgaggggcccagaactggacacaggactcaagctgtggcctcaccagagctgagcacaggggcagaatcccttccctggacctgctggccacgctgttcctgagccagcccaggatgccattggccttcttggccacctgggcacactgctggctcatggtcaccttcctggcaatccagactcccaggtccctttctgccactctgtgcccagcctggagctccccatggggttgttgtggccaaagtgcaggacccggcacttggaatgttgaacctcatcccgttgggatcatcccaactctccagtctgtccaggtccctctgcagagccctcctgccttccagctgcctgtagcTTCATGCAGGACCTTGTCCAGAAGGAAACACCTCAGCAATTTGAGGCTTCAGGGAGAAAAAGGCTAAATTTTTGGGTTGAGTTAATGTGAAGGATGTGTTAGAGCAGAAGGAGCTCACTCAGCTTCCTGTACTTGTAGCTGCTGACAAATGttgaaattttcttttggtGAGTGACAGGCACAGTGAAAGATGTGGTGAAGGGTAAGAGTAGGAATAATTTTAGTGGTTCTTCTTGCCTGTAGAGGCAGGTTTGGCATGGAGACATGATGAAAAAGAACCCATTGGTCTGCTTTGAAGGAGTGCACAGCTGAGTGGGAACAGGGAAGCAATCTTGTTGACTGAAAAAGTTTTAATTGCCCTGTCAGGTACAGAACACAGTACAAAAAGTACCTTCTAGGGGCTGTTTTCCTGTACCCCAAAGGCCAGGTAATGCTGTTGCATGGTTTGTAGTGTTGtatggcttttcttttctttttttttccacagatgtGGGCAATATTGATAGCTGTTCTTGTCATTATTGTCATCATCATTATTGGTAAGTTTCACCAAAAAAGGGATTTCTTACAGAGTTGGTGTAGATGGTGTTAATTCACTGGCTTAAGTAAATGCAGGATATTCAAATGAAATTATACACAACATTAATTAGAAACAGCAGTGACTGCTTTAACAACTGTTGCCTGCAGTGAGTGATAAACTCTGGGAGCTCCAGGAGCTTCAACTCAAAACACCTGCATGGAGTGAAACAGGTGAAAGCAgcaagaacttaaaaaaaaaataataataatttgttcCTATTTGCTACAGCTGCTTGTTGCCTCCCTGGTCTGGGCTCTGTGTTCCAGCTGCTTTCTGGCTGAATCCTCCTCAGTGCCAGTGCAGGGAGGGTTTTTCCAAGCAGGGCCCTTTGCTTGGTGGTGGCACTGACACCAAGACAGCAAACCAGGAGCCCAGGGTTTAGTTTTTGGCTGGAATTGTCACGTAATcccctgcatttttttttttagggggtcAAAGTTTAAATTTGTGTTGTAAGACAGTGAGAAATGCTGCGGTAACCGTGGGCAACAAACACCTAATCCTGGGAAAAACCAGggaaagcagcactgggaaTTCCTAAATCCCTTTTTAACCATTTCTAGAACCTTTTGTCCTTAAACTGCAGCAGTGTGGGGATGAGGGAATGAAGGGGTCTGTACCTTGTCCaactttctccttctctttgtaGTCTGGAGCACGTCCTGAGTTCCAGAAGAGCCTCAGCCCCACCCAAGTGCCTCCAATTCCTCCACTCCGAACCTCCTGCGTTTTCAGccaatttttctgctgtttgagCAAAACTGTTTCGATTACTGAAATGTTAACTAACGTTACCCGGTTGCCTTAAGACACTCCTCATAAATCACTAACGAGCACAGCCCCCCCCTTCGCACGGTGCCTTCATCACCCGGAGCCGATGAGGAGGAGCCGCCCGCCTGGGGGTCACGATGCTCTCCCGGCTTCTGCAGACGGGCCGGGGGTTTGCCCGCCCTCCGCTGCCCCCGTGCCTTGTCCTCCGCCTTCGGGAGACCCCCGGCCCGA
Proteins encoded:
- the VAMP3 gene encoding vesicle-associated membrane protein 3 codes for the protein MSASVPGSANVAAGSNRRLQQTQHQVDEVVDIMRVNVDKVLERDQKLSELDDRADALQAGASQFETSAAKLKRKYWWKNCKMWAILIAVLVIIVIIIIVWSTS